The Gemmatimonadales bacterium genome window below encodes:
- a CDS encoding sigma-54 dependent transcriptional regulator, with the protein MRLLIVDDDADLRQSLALLLRESGHDVAVEGDSEVALARARAEEFDLILCDVRMPRMDGLAFLRAYRAENGPALLIMMSAYGAEDAALAAMREGAYDYLRKPFRPDEVVLTVGKAEERERLRREVETLRTSLGADSVRDLVVAESRAMREVLELASRVARHNTTVLITGESGTGKEVIARAIHRMSARSEMNFTAINCAAIPEHLLESELFGHVKGSFTGATADRAGLFEAAHRGTLLLDEIGELPLNLQSKLLRALEEGEIRRVGGREDKKVDVRVLAATAKPLAQAVEQGEFRSDLFYRLDVMRLHIPPLRERRDDIPALIAHFARQSAQRLGHAVSMTPQALALLTEQPWPGNVRELRNAVERAAVLGGTKPLDAADFAFASRNGGNGTAGGNGSGNGGGNGHAPAAAGQNGRYDLRSQVEELEHVIILRALEAAKGNRRDAAQLLGVSLRTLFYKMRRWQQRN; encoded by the coding sequence ATGCGCCTGCTCATCGTTGACGACGACGCCGACCTCCGCCAGTCGCTCGCACTCCTGCTCCGGGAGTCGGGCCACGACGTCGCGGTCGAAGGCGATTCCGAAGTGGCGCTCGCCCGTGCGCGGGCCGAAGAGTTCGACCTCATCCTCTGCGACGTGCGCATGCCGCGGATGGACGGGCTCGCCTTCCTTCGCGCGTACCGCGCCGAGAACGGCCCCGCGCTCCTCATCATGATGAGCGCCTACGGGGCCGAGGACGCGGCGCTCGCCGCCATGCGCGAAGGCGCCTACGACTACCTCCGCAAGCCGTTCCGCCCCGACGAGGTCGTGCTCACCGTGGGCAAGGCCGAGGAGCGGGAGCGGCTCCGCCGCGAGGTGGAAACCCTTCGCACGAGCCTTGGCGCCGACAGCGTCCGCGACCTGGTCGTGGCCGAGAGCCGCGCCATGCGCGAGGTGCTGGAGCTCGCGAGCCGGGTGGCGCGCCACAACACCACGGTGCTCATCACCGGCGAGAGCGGCACCGGCAAGGAGGTCATCGCCCGCGCCATCCACCGGATGAGCGCCAGGAGCGAGATGAACTTCACCGCCATCAACTGCGCCGCGATCCCGGAGCACCTCCTGGAAAGCGAGCTGTTCGGGCACGTGAAAGGCTCGTTCACCGGCGCCACCGCGGACCGGGCGGGCCTGTTCGAGGCGGCGCACAGGGGCACCCTGCTGCTGGACGAGATCGGCGAGCTTCCGCTCAACCTGCAGTCGAAGCTGCTCCGCGCGCTCGAGGAGGGCGAGATCCGTCGCGTCGGCGGCCGTGAGGACAAGAAGGTGGACGTGCGCGTACTGGCCGCCACCGCCAAACCGCTGGCGCAGGCGGTGGAGCAGGGCGAGTTCCGCTCCGATCTCTTCTACCGGCTCGACGTCATGCGGCTCCACATCCCGCCGCTTCGCGAACGCCGCGACGACATTCCGGCGCTCATTGCCCACTTCGCGCGGCAATCGGCTCAGCGGCTGGGTCACGCGGTCAGCATGACGCCGCAGGCACTGGCGCTCCTCACCGAGCAGCCGTGGCCGGGCAATGTGCGCGAGCTCAGGAATGCGGTGGAGCGCGCGGCCGTGCTCGGCGGCACCAAGCCGCTCGACGCGGCGGACTTTGCGTTCGCCAGCCGGAACGGGGGCAACGGGACCGCGGGCGGCAACGGTAGTGGCAACGGCGGCGGCAACGGCCACGCGCCGGCGGCAGCGGGGCAGAACGGCCGCTACGATCTCCGCTCGCAGGTCGAGGAGCTGGAGCACGTGATCATCCTCCGCGCGCTCGAGGCGGCAAAGGGCAACCGCCGCGACGCCGCGCAGCTCCTGGGCGTGAGCCTCCGGACGCTCTTCTACAAGATGCGGCGCTGGCAGCAGCGCAACTGA
- a CDS encoding GspH/FimT family pseudopilin, giving the protein MTVPRASRRGFTLVETLVAIVVAGIIMAYAFPKVRTTLIKSNLRSARSAVLSTLQQAKVRAVNENRTMAVKLNTTTGALWIEGSPRKVALSGSTADTVGPMQNLTTSYQATIANTSPTSLAFDHRGMLTPLGTSQQTVKVSNGSFSDSVMINGYGGITK; this is encoded by the coding sequence GTGACGGTGCCAAGAGCAAGCAGGCGGGGCTTTACGCTGGTCGAGACCCTGGTCGCCATCGTCGTGGCGGGGATCATTATGGCGTATGCGTTTCCCAAGGTCCGCACCACGCTCATCAAGAGCAACCTGCGGAGCGCGCGCAGCGCGGTGCTCAGCACCCTGCAGCAGGCCAAGGTGCGGGCGGTGAACGAGAACCGGACCATGGCCGTCAAGCTCAACACGACCACCGGGGCGCTCTGGATCGAGGGCTCACCGCGCAAGGTCGCTCTGAGCGGGTCGACCGCCGACACCGTGGGCCCCATGCAGAACCTCACGACCTCGTACCAGGCCACCATCGCAAACACGAGCCCCACCTCGCTGGCGTTCGACCACCGCGGCATGCTGACGCCGCTCGGCACGAGCCAACAGACGGTCAAGGTGAGCAACGGGAGCTTCAGCGACTCGGTGATGATCAACGGCTACGGAGGGATCACCAAGTGA
- a CDS encoding prepilin-type N-terminal cleavage/methylation domain-containing protein, with amino-acid sequence MSVRTGQSGFTIVEVMVAILVLTVGITALVGSSAVVTRQVGRGRVVTLANQIAEQKLDDLRRAAAIKDGSGNRCTDAGFASGGPTTKRGVSYTWTVGTTGSARSASVTATYKIKGGTRSLTISTYIGCV; translated from the coding sequence GTGAGCGTGCGTACCGGACAGAGCGGTTTCACCATCGTCGAGGTGATGGTGGCCATCCTCGTCCTCACCGTGGGCATCACCGCGCTGGTGGGCTCCTCGGCGGTGGTCACCCGCCAGGTGGGGCGCGGGCGGGTCGTCACACTGGCCAACCAGATCGCGGAGCAGAAGCTCGACGACCTCCGGCGGGCGGCGGCCATCAAGGACGGGTCCGGCAACCGCTGCACCGATGCCGGCTTCGCGAGCGGCGGCCCTACCACGAAGCGCGGCGTGAGCTACACCTGGACTGTCGGCACCACGGGCTCGGCGCGCTCGGCCAGCGTCACCGCCACCTACAAGATCAAGGGCGGCACGCGCAGCCTCACGATTTCCACCTACATCGGGTGCGTCTGA